From the genome of Leptospira koniambonensis:
TTTAATTTAACTCTACCGAAAACGGTAAGTGCTTTTTTTTTACATTTTAATTATCATAGGATTCATCATAGATTCCCGGGATGTTCCTGGGATCGATTACCGAAACAAATGGAGGTTTGCGGAGAAACCTGGGACAAAAGTTTTATTAGACAAGCATGGAGCCAATGGGGCGGGCTCTTAGAACCTTTGGATGGAAAAATTTCTAAATAAAAAGAAAAACATATGAGAACAATAATACAATCTTTTATTCACAATAGACTCTTCATGTATTTGGGGATTATATTCATAGTAGTAGCGGGAGGATTTGCTCTCTACAATCTGCGTAGAGATGCATTTCCGAACGTGGACATGAAACAACTCGTAATTACCACTAAATTTCCTGGGGCTTCTCCTGCGGATGTGGAGTTGCGGGTAACGTATCCGATCGAAGAGAAGATCAAAGAAATAGACGGGATCGATGAGATCCGTTCTTTCTCTCGGAACTCAGTATCAGACATAGATGTGCGAGTCAGCTTAGATGAAAAAAATCCGGAGAAAGTTCTGGATGAGATCCGTAGAGCAGTCGACAATGCAATTGCCGATTTTCCGATCCAAGTAACCGAAAAACCTAAAATTACCGAAAGAAAATCGGGTTCTTTCCCTATTATGGACTTCTCCGTATATGGAGGAAGAGATGAAATAGAACTTCATTCGGTCGCTGAATTTATAGAACTAGAATTGGAAAAAATACCCGGGATTGCCAGGGTTGATGTATTCGGAAAACGTGATAGAGAATGGCATATTCTAGTCAACGCAGATAAGCTGAAACAATATCAATTGGATCTGTCGGATATCACAAGAACGATCAGAACTAGAAATATCAATCTTCCTGCCGGATCTGTGGATTCGGAAGACGCTTTCGATCTTCGTATCGACGGAGAATTTAAACAACCATCCGAGATCGGGAAAATTCCTGTCCGTACTAACGATATTTTTAGTACTGTGCGGATCGGAAATTTAGCTAGGGTCGAAGATACATTTGAATACCCTAGATTCCTTGCGATCGCAAATGGGCAGCAGGGGTTAATACTTTCTGTAATCAAAAAGGAAAGAGCAGATGCGATAGAAGTCGCGAGTATGGTCGAGACCAGGCTTAAAGAATTAGAAAAAACTTATCCGGAAGGGATCAAAACTTTCAAATTGAATGACGAGGCAAAAAGGACAAAAAATCGTCTGAACGTAGTTTCGTCTAACGCTCTAATCGGGTTTTTGATCGTTTTCGGGATCTTGTTTCTATTCCTGGATTTCAGGACCGCAACTTTAACATCGATGTCTTTGCCGATATCGATGCTTATGACCTTTGCAGTGCTTCCTTTCTTTGACGTATCTTTTAATATGATCTCCATGATGGGTTTGATCATTTCACTGGGTATGCTCGTGGATAATTCGATCGTAATTTCGGAAAATATTTATACATATTTAGGCGAGAAGATGGACCGGACCTCTGCGGCATTAAAAGGAACTACCGAGATGGTGGTCCCAATTTTTGGTTCTTATCTTACAACCGTTGCGGCCTTTCTTCCGATGTTATTTATGGCCGGGATCATGGGGAAATTTATCTGGCAAATCCCTCTTGTGGTGATCATCGCATTGACTGCGAGTTTGATAGAATCTTTCCTTTTTCTTCCGGCAAGGATTGCTGCGTTCGCAAAAACTCCGGACGAATTAAAAAGATCTTCAAACTTCAGAAGATCCTTAGATGAGTTTTTCGGAAGAATGGAAGAAAGGTTTTCCGATTTCGTCGCATTAATGATCCGAAATCGGAACAAATCCTTTTTTGGGATCATCCTGATTGTATTGGGATCATGCGGGACAATGATGAATATGGATTTTATCCTTTTCCCGAAAGAAGATATCGAGATTTTCTTAATTAAGGCAGAATTTCCACCTTCTTCTAGGATTTTCCAAACTAGGGAGAAGATGAAGTATATGGAAGATATACTTAAAAAAATCCCTAAGGAAGAATTGGTAAGTTACTCCACTAAAATCGGGGTGCAACAAACGGATCCGGACGATCCACTTTCTAGATTCGGAGAGAACTTGGGAGTCGTGATGGTATATCTGACCCCGGAATCCAAACGAAAAAGAAAGGCATCCGAGATATTAGCTTCTATAGAAAACGATATTCGTAAGACTCCAGGATTATCAGACGTATATCTGGAAGAAATGGCGATGGCTCCTCCAATCGGTGCGCCTATTACGATCGGAGTTCTTGGAAAGGATTATGAAGTTCTAAAGAAGGTTTCCGCTGATCTTCAATCCTTTTTAAAAGGAATCAAAGGAGTACATTCGGTTCGGGATGATTATCGTAACGGCCGAAAGCAGATGTACATCAAGTTGGATGAGGGCCTCGAAAGTTTTACCGGAATATCCACATTCTCCGCGGCGAATTTGCTGAGGACTGCGTATGATGGTGAAAGAGCTGGTAATGTTCGCCAAGGAAAGACGAAAATATATCTGAGAGTGATGTATGATAAGAGCTTCCGAAAGAATCCGAATGAAGTAAGAACAATCCCTCTTAGAAATAAGGCAGGGAATATTACGAACCTAGCCAAAATTTCTAGAATGGAAATACAGGATTCTCCTGAACTTCTTTCTCATAGGGATTTTGAAAGAGCGATCACTGTAAACGGCGATATCAAAATTGAGTCCGGAATGACTTCTCTGGAGGCGAACCAAAAGGTTGCCCAAGAATTCAAACCTCTGATCGAAAGACAATATCCGGGTGTCTCCATCGTTTTCGGTGGAGAAGAAAAGGACACCCAAAGATCCATGGCATCTCTTGGAAAGGCGGCAGTTATGGCTCTTTTGGGAATTTATATTATTCTTGCATTGACCCTGAAAAACGCGATTAAACCTTTCTTGATCTTAAGTACCATTCCTTTAGGCTTCGTAGGAATTGTTGCCGGGTTTATTTTATCCGGAAAAGCATTTAGTTTCTTGGCC
Proteins encoded in this window:
- a CDS encoding efflux RND transporter permease subunit is translated as MRTIIQSFIHNRLFMYLGIIFIVVAGGFALYNLRRDAFPNVDMKQLVITTKFPGASPADVELRVTYPIEEKIKEIDGIDEIRSFSRNSVSDIDVRVSLDEKNPEKVLDEIRRAVDNAIADFPIQVTEKPKITERKSGSFPIMDFSVYGGRDEIELHSVAEFIELELEKIPGIARVDVFGKRDREWHILVNADKLKQYQLDLSDITRTIRTRNINLPAGSVDSEDAFDLRIDGEFKQPSEIGKIPVRTNDIFSTVRIGNLARVEDTFEYPRFLAIANGQQGLILSVIKKERADAIEVASMVETRLKELEKTYPEGIKTFKLNDEAKRTKNRLNVVSSNALIGFLIVFGILFLFLDFRTATLTSMSLPISMLMTFAVLPFFDVSFNMISMMGLIISLGMLVDNSIVISENIYTYLGEKMDRTSAALKGTTEMVVPIFGSYLTTVAAFLPMLFMAGIMGKFIWQIPLVVIIALTASLIESFLFLPARIAAFAKTPDELKRSSNFRRSLDEFFGRMEERFSDFVALMIRNRNKSFFGIILIVLGSCGTMMNMDFILFPKEDIEIFLIKAEFPPSSRIFQTREKMKYMEDILKKIPKEELVSYSTKIGVQQTDPDDPLSRFGENLGVVMVYLTPESKRKRKASEILASIENDIRKTPGLSDVYLEEMAMAPPIGAPITIGVLGKDYEVLKKVSADLQSFLKGIKGVHSVRDDYRNGRKQMYIKLDEGLESFTGISTFSAANLLRTAYDGERAGNVRQGKTKIYLRVMYDKSFRKNPNEVRTIPLRNKAGNITNLAKISRMEIQDSPELLSHRDFERAITVNGDIKIESGMTSLEANQKVAQEFKPLIERQYPGVSIVFGGEEKDTQRSMASLGKAAVMALLGIYIILALTLKNAIKPFLILSTIPLGFVGIVAGFILSGKAFSFLAMIGIIGLAGVLVNASIVLVDCIDSIQKSSNEPLDEILLEASRRRFRPILLTTLTTVAGLLPTAYSVGGSDPVLIPMTLALGWGLGFGTLGSLLYVPVTLSVFSNLRTKMGFTSKPVPKHH